The genomic segment TTGAAGCATGAAAAACAGCAGAGTCACATTCACCAGCGTGAAAACGCTTTTCTGCTCTAGAAAGATTCACTTCAGCGATCCTTAATAACACTTCTACCTTACTTTCAACCATATCCTTACTTCCTTCAAGTAATCATGGTTACGCTTAATTTCTTCAATTCTATTATGCAAAATTTGAGTGAATTCACCAGTTTTATCTACCAAAACCTCAAAGCCCTCAGCTACGCCGAAGATAATTCCACCTTCGTGCGAGTGAATGTTATCCAAAAAATCTTCTTCCGTTAAAACTAAGGGCTCAATTGTTATGTGATACTTCGATTCCAGCTCCGAAATTTTTGACATAACTTCCTCTCTCACTTTCTCCACAGGCTCACTCACAACAATTATCATATCTAAATCGCTGTATTCATGAGCTTTTTTCTGAGCCACCCCGCCAAAAAGGATAATCGTCCTAACAAAACGTAACTTTGCGAGTTCACCTGCCATTCGTTTGGCCTGGAAGTTCATATACAAACTCAATTCATAGCCGGAAACCGAAGGCTCCCCACTTAGACCATACCATTTC from the Candidatus Bathyarchaeota archaeon genome contains:
- a CDS encoding nucleotidyltransferase domain-containing protein produces the protein MELVSLTPEGRIVLTLKHGKHTYGELRLETALSDRWLTIKLKELECRGVVEKNGKWYGLSGEPSVSGYELSLYMNFQAKRMAGELAKLRFVRTIILFGGVAQKKAHEYSDLDMIIVVSEPVEKVREEVMSKISELESKYHITIEPLVLTEEDFLDNIHSHEGGIIFGVAEGFEVLVDKTGEFTQILHNRIEEIKRNHDYLKEVRIWLKVR